ATTTTAAAACTTTCAGTTGCATACACGTAATCTCTTTCTTCAGCTGATTCATGTCCATTGTGTCGTCCTCAGAGCTGGACGAGAGCCTCGCCGGGGAAGGCCGGCTACAGTCTGGGGCTACGATTGGTGCAGGGCTGCTGTGAGAGGAACAGTCCTTTACGGTCGGGTAAAAATATATTTAGCACGTTTTTCGATCAAAAGAACGTAGCGCTCATGTCTTACCGTGTGTCTGACATCGTCACTTGTAACTGCGTTGCCTCAAGGTCAGAGATGGTGACGTCTGCGTCATCCTCAGATGGACATTCCTCCAGAACAGACACGGGGGAGATGGGTAGGCCTGGGAATTTACAACAAACCCTCTAATATgacttttgtttagtttttttttaagaaggaGCTGCATTTGTCTCCTGAACTCACACAAGGGCTCGAAAAGGTCCTGATCAGTAGACTCGCTTGAGGTCTTCAGTCGTTTTCCAGTTGCACAAGATGTTTCCGTGTCCTCGGACTCCAACACGTCGAGACGCTCTTTTCTCTTGGCTTGGTTCTCCTGTTTACAGTCCGACATCTCCACCTCTGCACCTTCATTCTCATTATCTTCACAGAACACAGCATTTTAGATAACAAAATATTTCAATGAAAACAAGCTTGACTTGTTAACAGCATACAGCAACATTTTAGGAATTAACTGGTGTGTTATCAACTCCAGAATTTGATAAGGGCGCATTTCCCGCTGCCTTTCATGCGGATTTCTAAACCTGGCCTTCAAATAAACTTCCTAATGACTCCAAAATGTTCTTATGTGAATGTTGTGACCGCTACTGTTGTGGAGTCAGAGTTTAGCGTGATGGTGTAAAGGTGGAGTTTGCCTAAATAAACGTCTTTATGCAGCAAACAAGATTGGATATTACGGAGCACAACCACCACTACGCACAGTCTTCAGCATTAATACATCCTGCGGTTgtttaaatatgtttctttgagtgatcacagtaaaattgtaaatgAGAACATTTCTGAGTTATGAGGAAATGCATTTAGTCTTCTTTTTAAACTCCGGAGATGACTGCAACTACACTAATCCCCGAAACATTGATGCACCTGCAAGTTCTTCAAACTAACCTGCCAAGTCGCTGTCTTCCTCCGTAACTACCGGATTGGGGGAGGAACCGGCTGACGGACTCATCGGCCCCTTGTCTTCAGTTTGGTTTTCAGGGGATATGGATGAGGAAACTGATTCAGACACAGCGGTTTCAGTTCCGGGTCGACTTTCTCCGTTTTCCCTTTCGTTACTTTCCATGAACTCTTCTCCGTTTCCTTCGTTATCATCTTTGGCGATGGTCGAGTCTGAGGGTTTGTCTGGCGTGGCTTCTGTGAAGTCCATGGTTTTGTCTTCATCACTGCCTTTTTCCGTCTCTCCTTCACAGTTTGCATCTTCATCCAAAGTCTCCAACAGTTTGACTGCTCATAAATTAAAGAGGACAGATTCCCTTCAgataaagacatttttgttgtaCTTATTCATCAAAGTGAGGTGTTGAGTACTTCTGAGTAGTTTAACGTCTTACCTTCGGTAGACTGCGGTaacttaagctgggcatacactgtgcgatattttaaatagtttgattcagccccatctcaaactgcacgactagatcgctgaggtCAAAAAGTTTGCAGCCCATGATTtatctcacactgtacgacccgatgctctgatgcgacccgtctgctcacactatgcGATCATAATACtcacgtcggacctctgtgtactggaactgtaACGTCAAAAataagtggaagaggaggaaccccgaagtgggagacaccgaagatgatcagcaaaaacaaacgcgctgccttaagcctgaattatggttccgcgttaaattgacggcgtaaccgtacggtgcgtgtcgccgcgtaccctacaccagTGTCTctcaacctggggtccgggcccccccgggggggcgccagagatctctgggggggcgtgaaactgctttgaggatatgcagttgtaaaaattatatttgcacatgttaaataaataaaaaatcataataacacacctaatggaatacagtaatacaagtctgtataaacccacttagaaatatattttggtcattttaaaatactaagttatttatcaggataaaaactttaaaacgtattattatatcattattcaacatttaatcatacttctactccgacaggttgttaaaggaaaaattaaaaaaaaaaaatgttgcgctcatattaaaagagacatttttcagaaatatttttatgtccttgcaattatttttttgtgcgtattttatacattggtgacacaaaaggaaggtgagaaaaactaagtacagggtaaaccaaagagaaatgtatcaaaaaaacataattaatgttcattttttcaattaaaggcttgtaacgaataactttactcttttgctgctagtacgtacgggtcggggggggggcttGCTGGTCTTAGaaacaagtagggggggctccaaggaaaaaaggttgggaaccactgccctacaccgtaggctctgcgttgttgtaacgcggaaccataaatcagcctttagcaatttgggccattctgtgtggcaataaatgaaaaaagattacacaacgtcgtgattggaaaaggaattggctgggcagacgtgggaaatgcagcctttttttttcgctattaaaacatgatttgtaatgtgaatttgcaacactttaaactacaaataatagtttttgacgtgacatcagagattgcgcatgctctctgtgaaaggatgaggccaatcgggtcgtagctgcttcaactgtgcgattccttcacgaggagcgatttgtgatcgggagctcgtcgtgaggtgttaatctctcgtcgttaccccacgtaacctgcacgaggcacgaccaaagattcggtcgaaatccggcccgatccaaaaaatagtcgcacgactggaaaatcgacTCAAAACGAGctgacaatcgcacagtgtatgcccggcttcaGAAAACAAGGGAGGAATTCTGATGCTGAGTCAGGCTAACAGCTACAGGCTAGGCTAAGTGGGGCCCCAGATAGCTCAGCAGATTTTTCAGGATAGTTGCAGCATGTTTTCCATTACCAGGACCGGCCCTGCGAAACTGACATTCAGGAACAGCAGGGCAGGTACTCAGGTTGGCCAACAGGAGCCTCCCTGCTAATCTGGATTTCTTAATTATGATCAGCAGTCTCACATGAACACACGTGACCACAACTCATTTCAGCCATTTGgaccagagacattttgctTCAAGAATATTTGATGAAGTTggaaattacaagaaaaaaaacaacaggtgGACCTGCAAGTTGTCGATAATTAGAGGTGTGGTCTTCTGATAGCTTTGCCAGGATGTTCACGACAGCATGTGAGTTAAATAGGACTGTCACAGcaaagggtctgaatacttatgagcatgtgatatttcagtttttctttcattctgcaaatggctgcaatgacACAAAGAGGGAAGTATttaaaggggtctgaatactttccgtacCCCCTGTATATCATTATTTAGCAGACTATCTGGTAAAAATAGACTTTGCTTTGTTTCAGActagacacattttaaaaggcgGAACATTAATAGCATCACATTCAAACAGCAGTTTGGCTCTAAATCAGCAGCTTACAGCATCCGTCTGAAAACGTATGTGCTGTCTGTTAGCCGATAGCTGTTAGCCACCCCCATCAGAATCCCAACCTCTTTCTAAACCTGGGAATGCCGTCAACTTCAGATAAGACAGTAACCACTCAGAACTGGTTTGAGCAAATCTGTGCGACCTTAGGATTAACCTCCTCGGTTTAATCATCACCTGTTGAACCGTCTCTCTTATTGTACCAAAGAAATCAAAAAAATAACGGTCTGATATTAAACCTCACACACCTTTGGGTGGACTGGTCATGCAGCCGGTCTGATGTgtgatgatctgaaacacagCACAGGAGGGAAAGTATGAGTCTGGCACATTTGAGCAAATATCTAACACAGCAGATTTAAAATGTGATCATTTAGAGAACCAAGCAAAACAGAGAAAAGAAGTATTCTGTACATTTTTGTCAAACATCTATTAGTGGAGCTCGTCAGCTgatttacaaaagaaaaaaaaacagaagagcaGATCACAGAGCCATCAGGGCACATGGACAACATAAATATCAGGACAATGAACCAAGAAATAAAATCATAGTCCCACCATGCTAACAGCcacaacaaaactaaaaaggtcCAAACTTTGAATATGTTGCAGAAAATCTTTTCTCAAACCCACCGATGGAAGCCTGCTCATCACTACTTTTAGACCTTTTTTCAGTGCACGGGCCTTGGCTGCAGGATCCATccattttttgccattttcttgaAAAGAAGAGTGATATTCAGGTATATAAAACCATTACCAAAAGCCTTATTTTCTGATCTTGCATATTTCATAGGAAATGTCCCCTTCCACAAAGCCCTCATCTCCCAGTTCGCTCTTTTGAACTTTAGTTTTTTACACTTTCATCTCTTTCACCTCCatccttttcttcctcttctgctTCCCGGGACAGCTCTCTGCTGACTGGAGGTCCCCGGCCATTTTTAGGATCATCTGCATCACTTTCTTTTGATATCTGTGTTTCTGGGTCTTCTGCAGGACATAATCGCATCCAAAATTAAAGAATTAGAATAAATGTTTCCCAAatcttttattgattttaaatcAGAATTTGAAGAGAAACCTTCATAGGTCGTCTCTGACGCAGAACCTGACAGCTGCATTTTCTTCTGAGCGAGAAAGAATTAACAAGATTAAACGTGCGTCTTCATTTAAACATGTGTTCACAAATTGAAATAAATCGCACACTTACCCCTTTTCTTTCGAATATTTTCTTGAACCCCTTTGTGGACAGGCAACCTTTCTGTGATAAGTTTGATGAGCAGTTTATTCAGTTGGATTTTCTTGAAGCATGaacataaaaatagaaaaagaatcaAACCTACCTCAATCCAGAACTTCAGGGGTTTATCTTCATGGAGAATACTTGTTTTCCAGTTTTTATTACTCTGTTTCCCGCAAAGGAGCTCGAAGGAACCTGGAGAAAACCAGCAGCCCTCGCACTCGATGCAGACCTCCCCTAAACCAAACATGCACATCAAATAAAGTAAGATAAAGGAATCACAAACAAGCCAAACAGTGTTTAGGGTTTTTGCCAGAAATATCGACTCACAGCACACTGGAACTAAGCACACACAAGACTTCAGTCAAACTCATCATTCACCAAAATTCTTAACATGGAGGAAGTAAATCCTTAGTTTTAGCAGCTTGTCTtcagtttttcttgattttgCATAATTAACCAGAAATCAGCATTCATAACTACAATAAACCAGTCAAACTGGGGCTGCCCAATCCCAAACCATAACACTTCTACCACAAAGATTCACGGTAGGTCTCCTCTCCTGGACAACTGTCTTTGTTCTGCACCAAATTCATCTTTGACTTATTTAAACTTTAATAATCCAGACTTTGTTCACTTTCATATGATGCCTTTAAATGAGACATGTTATGCCCTCCTTGTTTTCAAAAGTCAGTTTTCTGAGAAGCTTCCATTTAAACAATGCGTTGATAGCAGCTGGTTTGAGGGGGCAGAGTGACCTACTCCATTTCACTTCAGTGACGATGGATggagataaaaaggaaaaagttgGACAGACTccgatctgggtctgtgatgccGCAGTGCCCTGAAAATCTGAACCACTCAGTAAATTACACATTTTAGAACCAAACCGATGATCGCATAgaccaggggtattcaactatattcggccgggggccacatctgcaaaaggactgtatggagagggccgcacaatttgaaaatgtgggggttttcaaaaggtattttgcactcaaagacgaagacttatgtaaatataatacatttgtattatacatttgaatatatctagtttacatatgaattatgtattaattgtctccagatttagtcattgtgaatgttaaatataatattcaaataaagaaatattattttaaatgcaagttcattttgaaaccatgcattgtgtaaacttaatgaagttgatattgacctacttttaataaaacacgccataatgacaaagcaccactttccaccaagatttccttatttgaatattatattaagcatttcagtccatagtagccagtttgatgttataaataagcaactaaaatattaaccataagctcctttattaatgacacatctgtgcattatatcagcaaaacaaaacaatcacatgaaattataggaggtttagaagttcatctgaaatgcaaagtcctcatttattcaaatgaaaaaaatgtcaggccaatcctagaagcctaatgatgtcaacaagtcctctatacaatggaggttaataataatgtgacaaacattaacactgtgcaacactggcaaaaaatctgaaattaaaaaaaaaaaataataattttttttttttttttttttttttttttcaacaaataaccccttttttgaaatatgaccaggggccacataaaagctcctggagggccgcatgtggcccgcgggccgccaattgaatatccctggcaTAGACTGTCTAGGGACCCCTGTGTAACATCAACTGAAGGATTTTGGAAAAGTTGGTTTGAAGGCTATTTCTGAGGCTTATTGTATGAAGCCAAAGCCAAGCCGAGGCACCAAAGGCTAGCTATTTTTGCTCCAAAACCGATTATTGTACCAGGCCGTTGGTACGGAGGAGGCTCTCGCTTCTGGTCGCCCCTAGTGTTCGTTTCAGGAACTTCAGTTTTCAGTTTTTAAAACGGGACGTTACCCCTTGGTTTGTATTTATGACTTCAAACATGCAAATAGAT
This window of the Cololabis saira isolate AMF1-May2022 chromosome 21, fColSai1.1, whole genome shotgun sequence genome carries:
- the LOC133422003 gene encoding uncharacterized protein LOC133422003 isoform X4, which produces MGRRRSSSPSTQRSDKEKEDRRRSVREKKKVIYAADEEDKMDCSNDSEEEKHHSLHTSGNRHKDKEDRRRSVREKKKVIYAADEEDEMDCSNDSEEEEHHSLHTSGNRFLPVTCGSEKGKLDVEKFERGEVCIECEGCWFSPGSFELLCGKQSNKNWKTSILHEDKPLKFWIEKGCLSTKGFKKIFERKGKMQLSGSASETTYEEDPETQISKESDADDPKNGRGPPVSRELSREAEEEEKDGENGKKWMDPAAKARALKKGLKVVMSRLPSIITHQTGCMTSPPKAVKLLETLDEDANCEGETEKGSDEDKTMDFTEATPDKPSDSTIAKDDNEGNGEEFMESNERENGESRPGTETAVSESVSSSISPENQTEDKGPMSPSAGSSPNPVVTEEDSDLADNENEGAEVEMSDCKQENQAKRKERLDVLESEDTETSCATGKRLKTSSESTDQDLFEPLCLPISPVSVLEECPSEDDADVTISDLEATQLQVTMSDTRSPAPIVAPDCSRPSPARLSSSSEDDTMDMNQLKKEITCMQLKVLKLQEEYYTLKLTKMKKNQQGTDANLST
- the LOC133422003 gene encoding uncharacterized protein LOC133422003 isoform X1, giving the protein MGRRRSSSPSTQRSDKEKEDRRRSVREKKKVIYAADEEDKMDCSNDSEEEKHHSLHTSGNRHKDKEDRRRSVREKKKVIYAADEEDEMDCSNDSEEEEHHSLHTSGNRFLPVTCGSEKGKLDVEKFERGEVCIECEGCWFSPGSFELLCGKQSNKNWKTSILHEDKPLKFWIEKGCLSTKGFKKIFERKGKKMQLSGSASETTYEEDPETQISKESDADDPKNGRGPPVSRELSREAEEEEKDGENGKKWMDPAAKARALKKGLKVVMSRLPSIITHQTGCMTSPPKAVKLLETLDEDANCEGETEKGSDEDKTMDFTEATPDKPSDSTIAKDDNEGNGEEFMESNERENGESRPGTETAVSESVSSSISPENQTEDKGPMSPSAGSSPNPVVTEEDSDLADNENEGAEVEMSDCKQENQAKRKERLDVLESEDTETSCATGKRLKTSSESTDQDLFEPLCLPISPVSVLEECPSEDDADVTISDLEATQLQVTMSDTRSPAPIVAPDCSRPSPARLSSSSEDDTMDMNQLKKEITCMQLKVLKLQEEYYTLKLTKMKKNQQGTDANLST
- the LOC133422003 gene encoding uncharacterized protein LOC133422003 isoform X2, coding for MGRRRSSSPSTQRSDKEKEDRRRSVREKKKVIYAADEEDKMDCSNDSEEEKHHSLHTSGNRHKDKEDRRRSVREKKKVIYAADEEDEMDCSNDSEEEEHHSLHTSGNRFLPVTCGSEKGKLDVEKFERGEVCIECEGCWFSPGSFELLCGKQSNKNWKTSILHEDKPLKFWIEKGCLSTKGFKKIFERKGKKMQLSGSASETTYEEDPETQISKESDADDPKNGRGPPVSRELSREAEEEEKDGENGKKWMDPAAKARALKKGLKVVMSRLPSIITHQTGCMTSPPKVKLLETLDEDANCEGETEKGSDEDKTMDFTEATPDKPSDSTIAKDDNEGNGEEFMESNERENGESRPGTETAVSESVSSSISPENQTEDKGPMSPSAGSSPNPVVTEEDSDLADNENEGAEVEMSDCKQENQAKRKERLDVLESEDTETSCATGKRLKTSSESTDQDLFEPLCLPISPVSVLEECPSEDDADVTISDLEATQLQVTMSDTRSPAPIVAPDCSRPSPARLSSSSEDDTMDMNQLKKEITCMQLKVLKLQEEYYTLKLTKMKKNQQGTDANLST
- the LOC133422003 gene encoding myb-like protein X isoform X7, with product MGRRRSSSPSTQRSDKEKEDRRRSVREKKKVIYAADEEDKMDCSNDSEEEKHHSLHTSGNRHKDKEDRRRSVREKKKVIYAADEEDEMDCSNDSEEEEHHSLHTSGNRFLPVTCGSEKGKLDVEKFERGEVCIECEGCWFSPGSFELLCGKQSNKNWKTSILHEDKPLKFWIEVACPQRGSRKYSKEKGRKCSCQVLRQRRPMKKTQKHRYQKKVMQMILKMAGDLQSAESCPGKQKRKKRMEIITHQTGCMTSPPKVKLLETLDEDANCEGETEKGSDEDKTMDFTEATPDKPSDSTIAKDDNEGNGEEFMESNERENGESRPGTETAVSESVSSSISPENQTEDKGPMSPSAGSSPNPVVTEEDSDLADNENEGAEVEMSDCKQENQAKRKERLDVLESEDTETSCATGKRLKTSSESTDQDLFEPLCLPISPVSVLEECPSEDDADVTISDLEATQLQVTMSDTRSPAPIVAPDCSRPSPARLSSSSEDDTMDMNQLKKEITCMQLKVLKLQEEYYTLKLTKMKKNQQGTDANLST
- the LOC133422003 gene encoding myb-like protein X isoform X5 — encoded protein: MGRRRSSSPSTQRSDKEKEDRRRSVREKKKVIYAADEEDKMDCSNDSEEEKHHSLHTSGNRHKDKEDRRRSVREKKKVIYAADEEDEMDCSNDSEEEEHHSLHTSGNRFLPVTCGSEKGKLDVEKFERGEVCIECEGCWFSPGSFELLCGKQSNKNWKTSILHEDKPLKFWIEKGCLSTKGFKKIFERKGKKMQLSEDPETQISKESDADDPKNGRGPPVSRELSREAEEEEKDGENGKKWMDPAAKARALKKGLKVVMSRLPSIITHQTGCMTSPPKAVKLLETLDEDANCEGETEKGSDEDKTMDFTEATPDKPSDSTIAKDDNEGNGEEFMESNERENGESRPGTETAVSESVSSSISPENQTEDKGPMSPSAGSSPNPVVTEEDSDLADNENEGAEVEMSDCKQENQAKRKERLDVLESEDTETSCATGKRLKTSSESTDQDLFEPLCLPISPVSVLEECPSEDDADVTISDLEATQLQVTMSDTRSPAPIVAPDCSRPSPARLSSSSEDDTMDMNQLKKEITCMQLKVLKLQEEYYTLKLTKMKKNQQGTDANLST
- the LOC133422003 gene encoding myb-like protein X isoform X6, encoding MGRRRSSSPSTQRSDKEKEDRRRSVREKKKVIYAADEEDKMDCSNDSEEEKHHSLHTSGNRHKDKEDRRRSVREKKKVIYAADEEDEMDCSNDSEEEEHHSLHTSGNRFLPVTCGSEKGKLDVEKFERGEVCIECEGCWFSPGSFELLCGKQSNKNWKTSILHEDKPLKFWIEVACPQRGSRKYSKEKGRKCSCQVLRQRRPMKKTQKHRYQKKVMQMILKMAGDLQSAESCPGKQKRKKRMEIITHQTGCMTSPPKAVKLLETLDEDANCEGETEKGSDEDKTMDFTEATPDKPSDSTIAKDDNEGNGEEFMESNERENGESRPGTETAVSESVSSSISPENQTEDKGPMSPSAGSSPNPVVTEEDSDLADNENEGAEVEMSDCKQENQAKRKERLDVLESEDTETSCATGKRLKTSSESTDQDLFEPLCLPISPVSVLEECPSEDDADVTISDLEATQLQVTMSDTRSPAPIVAPDCSRPSPARLSSSSEDDTMDMNQLKKEITCMQLKVLKLQEEYYTLKLTKMKKNQQGTDANLST
- the LOC133422003 gene encoding uncharacterized protein LOC133422003 isoform X3; protein product: MGRRRSSSPSTQRSDKEKEDRRRSVREKKKVIYAADEEDKMDCSNDSEEEKHHSLHTSGNRHKDKEDRRRSVREKKKVIYAADEEDEMDCSNDSEEEEHHSLHTSGNRFLPVTCGSEKGKLDVEKFERGEVCIECEGCWFSPGSFELLCGKQSNKNWKTSILHEDKPLKFWIEKGCLSTKGFKKIFERKGKKMQLSGSASETTYEEDPETQISKESDADDPKNGRGPPVSRELSREAEEEEKDGENGKKWMDPAAKARALKKGLKVVMSRLPSIITHQTGCMTSPPKAVKLLETLDEDANCEGETEKGSDEDKTMDFTEATPDKPSDSTIAKDDNEGNGEEFMESNERENGESRPGTETAVSESVSSSISPENQTEDKGPMSPSAGSSPNPVVTEEDSDLADNENEGAEVEMSDCKQENQAKRKERLDVLESEDTETSCATGKRLKTSSESTDQDLFEPLCLPISPVSVLEECPSEDDADVTISDLEATQLQVTMSDTRPAPIVAPDCSRPSPARLSSSSEDDTMDMNQLKKEITCMQLKVLKLQEEYYTLKLTKMKKNQQGTDANLST
- the LOC133422003 gene encoding uncharacterized protein LOC133422003 isoform X8; its protein translation is MGRRRSSSPSTQRSDKEKEDRRRSVREKKKVIYAADEEDKMDCSNDSEEEKHHSLHTSGNRHKDKEDRRRSVREKKKVIYAADEEDEMDCSNDSEEEEHHSLHTSGNRFLPVTCGSEKGKLDVEKFERGEVCIECEGCWFSPGSFELLCGKQSNKNWKTSILHEDKPLKFWIEVACPQRGSRKYSKEKGKCSCQVLRQRRPMKKTQKHRYQKKVMQMILKMAGDLQSAESCPGKQKRKKRMEIITHQTGCMTSPPKAVKLLETLDEDANCEGETEKGSDEDKTMDFTEATPDKPSDSTIAKDDNEGNGEEFMESNERENGESRPGTETAVSESVSSSISPENQTEDKGPMSPSAGSSPNPVVTEEDSDLADNENEGAEVEMSDCKQENQAKRKERLDVLESEDTETSCATGKRLKTSSESTDQDLFEPLCLPISPVSVLEECPSEDDADVTISDLEATQLQVTMSDTRSPAPIVAPDCSRPSPARLSSSSEDDTMDMNQLKKEITCMQLKVLKLQEEYYTLKLTKMKKNQQGTDANLST